One Eurosta solidaginis isolate ZX-2024a chromosome 1, ASM4086904v1, whole genome shotgun sequence genomic window, ttcaacttcatatgagaagcgtttcgatgttatagacctagatccttatggttgtccgaatcgctttctggatggcgctatacaTTCACTGACAAGTGGGGGTTCATTAATTGTAACTGGGAATGATATGGCTGTGCTGGCAGGCAATACGCCTGAAGCCTGCAATGCCAAATAtagttctgtgcctttgcgtatgaaatgctgccatgagatgggattgcgtatactattgcattgcattgaaacgcactctaatcgttatggaaaatatattgagccacttttgagcatttctgccaatttttatatacgcgtatttgtgcgtatgcatgaggttggtatacagcattttggccttttaccacaatccattacttaccatatctttatattatgaacacagcaaacaatgaatggtatttcaatgcactggttgtgatacctatacgctacagcctatgggtattgtaaaaggcaagatctcagataaaggcaatgcggaagtaaaattcggtataccaactggaccaaatgttaatacaaattgtgcgtattgcggtgataaacatcatgtaagtttcaactatcccacttaagtatttaaactcgaataaatcaaattatttccttcttacttaattggtgcttaaccgtttaaacggttatgtccgttcaaaaagacgcgtcagtcgctttttcagagggttaactggcaccaattgttcacaccaaattgtttcttatattcccaaatatagatgggcggtccactttggtcgcatcccatacatgatccaacgtttgttgaagaattgctacaaatcatagaagaaaaaccgctaagtgatttggccacacaacgtcgtttaaaaggtgtgttatcggcggtatgcctgaacttgtattgggtacatgagtttttatgtaaaaaatattcatcatatccaacatcaatacctcgcattcaattgtggacgctgtacgcactataTTGGGTTCATGTAATACGGACAAGCATATTCTTGATTCCAGTGgcaaggccacaatttcaaatgatggggcaaccattaagaaactattggataaaataataacacaacgtagcgtgctcaagtggtataagcttatctggaaaagatatttcgtaacgaaaaccctggaagattaccgcgtcttgtctgctgtggttcaacaaaatataacgtTTTGATCCctggaccacgaatccgagagtGGAAATTaagaatttaatttctgtcacaagatatttaaaaaa contains:
- the LOC137237208 gene encoding tRNA (guanine(26)-N(2))-dimethyltransferase-like isoform X1 translates to MRHNGVEHLIVPSEGDAMTLMYLSTSYEKRFDVIDLDPYGCPNRFLDGAIHSLTSGGSLIVTGNDMAVLAGNTPEACNAKYSSVPLRMKCCHEMGLRILLHCIETHSNRYGKYIEPLLSISANFYIRVFVRMHEQTMNGISMHWL
- the LOC137237208 gene encoding tRNA (guanine(26)-N(2))-dimethyltransferase-like isoform X2 gives rise to the protein MQCRTLMYLSTSYEKRFDVIDLDPYGCPNRFLDGAIHSLTSGGSLIVTGNDMAVLAGNTPEACNAKYSSVPLRMKCCHEMGLRILLHCIETHSNRYGKYIEPLLSISANFYIRVFVRMHEQTMNGISMHWL